In Haloterrigena turkmenica DSM 5511, a single genomic region encodes these proteins:
- a CDS encoding aminotransferase class V-fold PLP-dependent enzyme, protein MDPIELRETMPALESGAYFNWGAGGPSPRRVVEAAESALESHEFEAPTSEGQYPAAFDAYDEARDAIADLLGVAPAEIALTESTTDGINRVAGALDWDDDIVVRTDLEHSAGILPWQRLERERGVDVRVLETERGRLDLEDVTAAAEDATLFCVSSLTWTHGTRLPVSEIVDIAHDAGALVLVDAVQAPGQRPVDVREWGADFVAAAGHKWLVGPFGSGFLYVREGLEREHDLVPAAIGYRSVVDPNAAEYEYAPGAGRFEVGTASPAPHAGLAESIRALEEVGLDAIESRIERLTDRLKDGLSDERLLSPRGFESGLVTIDVEDPESTVERLSDAGIVVRSLPDPDAIRASVHAFNTPEDVDKLLEALEAAEP, encoded by the coding sequence ATGGACCCCATCGAGTTGCGCGAGACGATGCCGGCCCTCGAGTCCGGCGCGTATTTCAACTGGGGTGCGGGCGGTCCGAGCCCGCGCCGCGTCGTCGAGGCGGCCGAATCGGCTCTCGAGTCCCACGAGTTCGAGGCCCCGACGAGCGAGGGGCAGTATCCCGCGGCGTTCGACGCCTACGACGAGGCGCGAGACGCGATCGCGGACCTGCTGGGCGTGGCGCCCGCCGAGATCGCGCTCACGGAGAGCACGACCGACGGGATCAACCGCGTCGCAGGCGCGCTCGACTGGGACGACGACATCGTCGTTCGAACCGACCTCGAGCACTCCGCGGGAATCCTGCCGTGGCAGCGCCTCGAGCGCGAGCGGGGGGTCGATGTGCGGGTTCTCGAGACCGAACGCGGACGATTGGACCTCGAGGACGTGACGGCGGCGGCCGAGGACGCGACGCTGTTCTGCGTGAGTTCGCTCACCTGGACCCACGGTACCCGACTGCCGGTGTCCGAAATCGTCGATATCGCCCACGACGCCGGCGCGCTGGTCCTCGTCGACGCCGTGCAGGCGCCCGGCCAGCGACCGGTCGACGTCCGCGAGTGGGGCGCCGACTTCGTCGCCGCCGCGGGCCACAAGTGGCTCGTCGGCCCCTTCGGCTCCGGCTTCCTGTACGTTCGCGAGGGGCTCGAGCGCGAGCACGACCTCGTTCCCGCCGCGATCGGCTATCGCAGCGTCGTCGACCCGAACGCCGCCGAGTACGAGTACGCGCCGGGAGCCGGACGGTTCGAAGTCGGCACGGCGAGCCCCGCGCCGCACGCGGGACTGGCGGAATCGATCCGGGCGCTCGAGGAGGTCGGTCTCGACGCGATCGAATCGCGGATCGAACGGCTCACCGATCGGCTCAAGGACGGCCTCTCGGACGAGCGACTGCTGAGTCCGCGCGGCTTCGAGTCCGGCCTCGTCACTATCGACGTCGAGGATCCCGAATCGACCGTCGAACGGCTTTCCGACGCCGGAATCGTCGTCAGGTCGCTGCCCGACCCCGACGCGATCCGGGCGTCGGTCCACGCGTTCAACACCCCTGAGGACGTCGATAAGTTGCTCGAGGCGCTCGAGGCGGCGGAACCGTGA
- a CDS encoding universal stress protein has product MFERILVPTDGSGPANAALEYAGEIAAEEQVTVHVLHVVDPDEEDDADELLAESREWAGGTDATVIDEKRTGEPRKAILEYAANNGIDAIVMGTRGRRGVGRLLLGSVTESVVRDATVPVLVVRGASEVKRRYPFETILVPTDGSVHAEVALERALAIARHDDATVHVLSVVDVTPAAIDDRNDLRLERLENYARDVVDDAIAAAEKSSVDTVSTVQYGSIDKQIRTYADEIDADLIVMGTHGRSGLDRLLLGSATERVLRTAKTPVLTVRASTDDRAAD; this is encoded by the coding sequence ATGTTCGAACGGATCCTCGTGCCGACGGACGGGAGTGGCCCGGCAAACGCAGCCCTCGAGTACGCCGGCGAGATCGCCGCCGAGGAGCAGGTGACCGTCCACGTCCTGCATGTCGTCGATCCGGACGAGGAGGACGACGCCGACGAATTGCTCGCCGAGAGCCGCGAGTGGGCCGGCGGTACCGACGCGACCGTTATCGACGAAAAGCGAACCGGCGAGCCGCGGAAGGCGATCCTCGAGTACGCCGCGAACAACGGAATCGACGCGATCGTGATGGGGACTCGCGGGCGCCGCGGCGTCGGCCGACTCCTGCTGGGCAGCGTGACCGAATCGGTCGTCCGCGACGCCACGGTCCCCGTTCTCGTCGTTCGGGGCGCGTCCGAGGTCAAACGCCGCTATCCGTTCGAGACGATCTTGGTTCCGACCGACGGCAGCGTCCACGCCGAGGTGGCCCTCGAACGCGCGTTGGCGATCGCGAGACACGACGACGCGACCGTGCACGTCCTCTCGGTGGTCGACGTGACGCCGGCGGCGATCGACGACCGAAATGATCTCCGCCTCGAGCGACTCGAGAACTACGCCCGCGATGTCGTCGATGACGCGATCGCAGCGGCCGAGAAGTCGTCCGTCGACACGGTGAGTACAGTGCAATACGGGTCGATCGACAAGCAAATTCGGACGTACGCGGACGAGATCGATGCCGACCTAATCGTGATGGGAACGCACGGGCGCAGCGGCCTCGATCGACTGCTGTTAGGCAGCGCGACGGAACGGGTGCTGCGGACGGCGAAGACCCCCGTACTGACGGTCCGTGCGTCGACCGACGACCGGGCAGCAGACTGA